The window CACGAGGAGGGTGGCGTAGACGATGAGTATCCATCGTATACCATAGCGGCCCAAGATGGCAAAGATCATTGCGGACTGTGCCATGCAGGGAACTGATATCGCCATGAGCGTCATCGCGATGAACCGCTGCTTCTCCGTCTCTAGGATGCGGGTGGCTAACGCGCCGGGAACGTTGCAACCGCAGCCTAAGATCGTCGGTACGATCGCCGAGCCGTGCAGTCCGAGCTTGTGCAGGCCGGTATCCACGAGCACCGCGAGCCGGGGTAAATATCCAAGGTCTTCGAGCAGGCTGAGCATGAAATAGAAGGTGAGAATGAAGGGCAGCACCATGCCGAAGGGCACGTATAATCCAGTCGTCAGGATACCCAGCGATTGCTCAAAATCCAGTGCTCCGATCGTGGAGGTACCGATTAATATGTCGTGGAGCAGCCCGCTTGGTGCGAACGAATTCACGACGTTGACGATCCAGGGGCCGTAAAGGCCGTAGAAGATCGGATCCATCAGATAATCAATGATCGCGTTCCCGATCTCGATGATGAAGAGGAAGACGAGGAGTATCGCGAGTATCGCAAGAGGAATGCCGGTCGCTGGCTGTACAGATATGTCCGCCAGCCGATCCCAGAGCGTATGATGCCGGTGGTGCACCTCTTGCGTATCACGGATGAGCTTGCCGACGCGCAACCAGCGTTCCTCTTCTGACATTGGCTTGATCGTCTTCGAGGGCGCCGCCGTGCCAACCGCAGCCGCCAGCTCCCTGATGCCCGTGCCACAGAGCGCGCAGGTCGGAACAACCCGAACGCCGAGTTCACGCTCCAAGCGAGCGAGATCGATCTCGATGCCGAGGTGCTGTGTCTCGTCCCAGAGGTTGAGCGCAACGATCGTGGGCTTCTTCATCTCAAGGAGTTCCAGAGTCAAGTAGAGATTCCGCTCCAGGTGCGTGGCATCAATTACATTGATAACAATATCGCCGCTCTGCAGCATCTTTCGGGCGACCTCCTCGGCCTTCGAGGTTGGCTCCAGGGAGTACGTTCCCGGTACGTCGATCAGCTCGTATTTCTCGTCCCCGATCAGCGTCGTACCTCTGGTAAAATCAACCGTCGTTCCTGGATAATTCGAGGAAACCACGTTCACTCCGGTCAATCGCGAAAAAATAACGCTCTTACCAACGTTGGGACAGCCCATTAATGCGATCTGTTTCATATCATAGTTTCTCGATAAAAATCTGTCGTGCCATTCCTCGCCCGAGTGCGATCTGCGTGCCCTCAACGTCTATGACGAACGGGCCCCGAGCCGGCTGTGTCGCTATCAACTTGACGATCTTGCCTTCCATGAGTCCCATAGTTCTGAAATGGTGCTGTCGTCCCTTACCGGGTCCTAACGCAACTATCCTCGCCCGTTCGCCGGGTAACAGCGAGATTAGCGGAACTCCGCCTCCACCTAAGTCTGCATTACGCAACTGTTTCTCAGCCATTTTATTCCGTTATACGCCCTCTTCTACTCTACAAACCTGTCAGTTCTTCTTCGGAGCGGGTGCTGATACCTCCCGCAAACAGAAGCCATCCCGCCTGGTTTAGGTTGCCCTAACTATAGCTGATATAGCTTTTAGGCACATAAATAAGCCATCCTAACATTATTCGGTATTCCCAAAAAGCCTATACCTGTTTGACCTGTCCACGGGAACCGCTCACTTTTGCTGCGCGCTTAGCCACGTCGCGAGGATGCTTTTCGGTTATGCAGAACGTTTCGAACTGCTCAAGCCATTGCGGATACTCCGGTGCTGACGTCATGAACCGCACGAAATTCTTGAGCTGCCGTATCGTTTCAGGTCTCAATTCGTGCTCGATGATGCACGCATCTTCGTCAGCGATTTTCTTTGGCACCCGCAATATTTCCAAAAATGCTCGTATCGTCTCATGGCGTTCTTTTACAACCTGCGCTACCTCTGTCCCTCTGGCGGTTAATCGCACACCCTCGTATCTCCGATACTCCACGAGGCCCCTGTCGTGCAGTCGTTTTAGCATCTCCACAACGCTTGGAGGCTTTATATCCAGGGCCACCGCGACGTCCTTTGTCCTCGTGTGGCCTTTCTCTTCCGTGATGTTCAGAATTGCCTCGAGATAATCCTCGACCTTCCTGCTGAGCATGCTCTCGTGCTATTATTAGGGTGCCCGATAAATAACCGTTTCGTGCGTATCTTCCGCTACCTTAATCTATACCATCGCACAAACGTTACTCTATCTATGATAGTTTCGAATAAGTAATGATGATTGATGAGAGAAGAAGTGGAAGGGAGGAGGTAACCTATAGATGAATGAAAAGACCATATGCTTAGACCTCGAAGGACCGTTATCACCGCAGGATAACGCATACGAGGTGATGAAGCTTCTGGGCGAGGAAGGTGCGGCTATTTTCGAGGTGATCAGTAAGTATGATGACCTTCTCTCTTTGGAGGGTCGGGAGGGCTACGAGCCGGGTGATACGCTTGCGTTAATCGTACCGTTCTTTCTGGCGCATAACATAACCGAGAAGGATATAAGGAAGGTCTCAGCGCGAGCGAGGATAATAAATGGTGCAAAGTACCTGTTTGAGCAGTTACAGGCGGAGAACTGGGACATTTATATCATCTCGACCAGTTACGAGCAGCACGCGTATAACATCGGGCAGCAACTGGGCGTCCCTGAAGACCATATTATCTGCACAACGCTGGATTTAGCGGAAATGAGGCGTGCATTACCCGAATCAGCAGTTACGTTACTAAAAGAGGCTGAAAGAGAGATAATAGCGCTTTATTCTGACCTCGAACGTGACGATACGGATCGGATAGTGAGCCGTCTGGATGAGTTCTTTTTCCGACAACTCCATGCTTTGGACTTTGATGTCTTTTCCACGCGGGTCATCGGCGGTGAGCGCAAAGCCGAAGCGATACGAATGATCGCGCAGGAGAAAGAGATTGCGTTACGGGATATTATCGCGGTTGGCGACAGCATCACTGACTATAAGATGCTGAATGAAGTTGCA of the Methanomicrobia archaeon genome contains:
- a CDS encoding ferrous iron transporter B: MKQIALMGCPNVGKSVIFSRLTGVNVVSSNYPGTTVDFTRGTTLIGDEKYELIDVPGTYSLEPTSKAEEVARKMLQSGDIVINVIDATHLERNLYLTLELLEMKKPTIVALNLWDETQHLGIEIDLARLERELGVRVVPTCALCGTGIRELAAAVGTAAPSKTIKPMSEEERWLRVGKLIRDTQEVHHRHHTLWDRLADISVQPATGIPLAILAILLVFLFIIEIGNAIIDYLMDPIFYGLYGPWIVNVVNSFAPSGLLHDILIGTSTIGALDFEQSLGILTTGLYVPFGMVLPFILTFYFMLSLLEDLGYLPRLAVLVDTGLHKLGLHGSAIVPTILGCGCNVPGALATRILETEKQRFIAMTLMAISVPCMAQSAMIFAILGRYGIRWILIVYATLLVLYIVLGLVLNRLVKGESPELLLEVPSYRKPDPVTLLKKTWSKAYGFLAEAVPFVIAGIFIVNLLYVFGVIDVLSMVFSPILTTVLGLPEGAIIALMLGILRKDLAIGMLLPLGMSPQQLTVACIILATYFPCIATFVVMLRELGVRDMLKAAGLMVVVSLSAGIIMRALLIGI
- a CDS encoding ferrous iron transport protein A — its product is MAEKQLRNADLGGGGVPLISLLPGERARIVALGPGKGRQHHFRTMGLMEGKIVKLIATQPARGPFVIDVEGTQIALGRGMARQIFIEKL
- a CDS encoding metal-dependent transcriptional regulator, with the protein product MLSRKVEDYLEAILNITEEKGHTRTKDVAVALDIKPPSVVEMLKRLHDRGLVEYRRYEGVRLTARGTEVAQVVKERHETIRAFLEILRVPKKIADEDACIIEHELRPETIRQLKNFVRFMTSAPEYPQWLEQFETFCITEKHPRDVAKRAAKVSGSRGQVKQV
- a CDS encoding HAD hydrolase family protein yields the protein MNEKTICLDLEGPLSPQDNAYEVMKLLGEEGAAIFEVISKYDDLLSLEGREGYEPGDTLALIVPFFLAHNITEKDIRKVSARARIINGAKYLFEQLQAENWDIYIISTSYEQHAYNIGQQLGVPEDHIICTTLDLAEMRRALPESAVTLLKEAEREIIALYSDLERDDTDRIVSRLDEFFFRQLHALDFDVFSTRVIGGERKAEAIRMIAQEKEIALRDIIAVGDSITDYKMLNEVAAHGGIAVVFNGNDYAVPYANVGLASVDIRFLYPVCEAFARNGKGAAMELVTDWETERNTFEEKPATIPDSVITPAIKEFVMTQPGTMPFPYFHNLERADERRKKEIIGIHKQFRIRVREDAGKLG